The Lagopus muta isolate bLagMut1 chromosome 6, bLagMut1 primary, whole genome shotgun sequence sequence TGCAAATATTCataaaaacactaaaaaaaaaaaaaaaatcaaatcaatttGAACAAACTGACTAGCAGTTATAAAAGAAGCATAAGTAAAAAAACCTCAACTTAAGCCTCAAAGTGTTACGTACAAGGTACAGACTTGTACaaatcacaaaaacaaagtAGATTTTCCCAAAGGTTAACCAAGTTACAATAACCCCGTTTCACAATCATAATTAATCCTACAAGTCTACTGGTTTTGCAGTTGGTAGCAGTTTCACTTTAGATATTGGATTCTTTGGAGAGCCTCTGTAAcgagctttttcttttcctggagcACTTCTTATGATTGTAGATTTTTCTGGAGCAAAATCTGGAATATTTACATCTGTATTAACTTTTAAGCAAGATTTCACTGTTTCCTGATTGGTTAGATCTTCTAGAACAGACTTTGATGGATGAACAGTCACTTTCTGTCTGTAGATTCCAGCAGTTCTTACAGAACCATCAGGCTTATCTAACAGATGCAGATGTCTGCAGCGTGGTTTGGATGTTAAGTCAAGCTGACTATGAGATGTAGAAACTTGGTCAAGTGTACTTTCGCTCTTGAGTGACAAAGCATTGGAATTCTTATTGGGTTTTTCTGTGCAGGAAGAGAGTGCAGAATCACAGCTCAAAGATTTTACAAGTGGTGAACCAACATCACTAACTATACTGAGCTGAGAGCTTATAGGTCTTTTGTTAGCCTCCAATAAGGAGTTAATTCTTCTTACAGACTGTCGGACAGGAGTACGTTGGAATTTAAGAGGTGGTTTAGTTTTGCTTGTAGAACTTGGGTCATTTAATGAAAGCCTGTTAAACCACTGTATGTGGTCAGAAACCTTTCCATGGTCAGGAACAGTTGATGCCTTAGTTAAAGTTTTAGCAGAATTATCAGCTTGCAAGTATTGGTTGCCCACTTCATTTCCTGGTACAGGCAACTGCAATGCAGGAAGctgtcctgtccctggaagtTTAGCAGTACCTTCTTCTGAACTACAGCATTTTACCGTACCGTTTTCAGCTGTTTGTGAATGTGGTAGCTCTAGttcctcttttcttccaaaGGAATCTAATTTTAAGTCATCTTTTGATGAACTGTTCTGAACAGCCAAATTGTCTTCTTCCTGTGACACAGGTACTGGCCAGAGATCTATTACATTTCTTATATCTGGTTTCTGGACCTGAAGTTCAATCTCAAGAGAAGTTCGgaagctttttttctccaaagttttcatttcatctttttttggttgctgtttATCAGTATCACAGGATTGACACTGCTGGTGGAACAGCTCTCTGGACTCTACCTTTGCTGGACTCTGAGAAACTCCAGCTACCAATTCTTTCTCTGGACTGAGCCCTGTGAGACCCAGAGTTTCCTTTAATGCTTCATCTGTTACACCTGAGAAAGACGACTTTCTATCAGCTCTCAGATGGTGAAGATTACTTCCAGACCCAGAGAATGCCTGTTTAACTTTTAGTAATGTTTCTGCAGTTAAATTATTTGCTTCTTCACAAAGCTTTAACCTGCTGTCTTGTTGATCTTCAGCTGCAAGTCTGCATTCATCTGGAAGAACTGGTagcttttcaaatacaaaagcacATTCTGAAGAACTGTTTTCTGGCAGAATTCCCTCATTGCTGCTGATCTCCTGAGAATCTGTAACAGTAGGACTATTCCATGACATTCTGTAAACAACTTTGTTGTGGCATTTTGGAGTTAACAAGTTTTCTTCTGACTTGCTCACATTCTTTGAACCTTAAAATAAAGATTACAGGTGTTTAATGACAACGTCTTGCAATTAAAAATGGCCATTATAGGAAAACTTTTTGCTAATAAATGTTACTATAGCAGCATTGAATTTAAAGGTGCCATTAAACTCTGTCATTTTAGAGATGtgaatttcagttcttcttcAGGATGATCTTTTTTCACATCTCATCATGCTTAACCAGAAGAGAACTaagatacattaaaaacaaaagcttgtCCTAAACCAATTTTTCCCCCACAGAAGCCACTAACATTCACTAGCTTTTAACTTACTTgctagaaacatttttaatccAATTATTCTCTATATGAGGTTACTTGTCCTTACAAAAATTTCACCCTCCCACTGTGTTATGTTAGATATTTACCTTTCCTAGAGACTTTTTCATTGATACATGGGCTGAAGAGTACACCTCTTTTTGCACATTCAGCTCCGCTTTCCCAATTCTGTTGACCGGCAAGACGCCTTCCAATATTTTCAGCTCTATTACCGACTGCACATCCTGATGCAACAttcttggaagaaaattaaaaaaaaaaaaatagaattccATTTATAAAGACCACCAGGATAAAGATATGCAGCAGCGTTTTCCTGGCCATACTTCATCTTTCCTCAGTTCTCTGTAGACCTACACAGAAAGAAGCCTACCTGCAGCAAGGTAGGCTTAACCACTCTCTAAATATAGTGACTGTAAACACAGCCTCTGCAAAATCAGAGGTTCAGAAACGGTCAGAACTACTGATTGCAACTGCATTGGGTTCACTCCAGCTGTCAGATAAGTCCCTATCCATTTGCTTGCTCATTCTATCTCAAGCAGGTCACAAGAGAGAATTagaatgggaaaagagaaaaaaaatacaccatcataaaacaaacaaagcctcACAAAAACTCTCATAAGTGATGCAAAAGCAATTGTTCACCAACAGCAGACTTATGACCAGTCACTTTCTAAGCATTGGCcacttagaaaatatttcacctCATTTGTATTGCTAAGAGTGACATTATATGGCATGGAATACTGGTCTTTCTGGTCACTTCAAGGTCAGCTGTCACAACTGTGTCCCGTGCCAGCCTCTTGTTCCACGCCAGCCAAACCCAATGCAATGATCACTTACTACTATGGAAACAAACATACAGCTTCTTGCACTAGATAGCAGATCCAGTTGTACTCTTACCCCACCATTCACAATCAAATCCTTCCAGCTAGTGAAAAGCAGAGCCCAAGACTTCTGATTAAAGTTTGCACTGTAATAAAAGCAGGATACTTACCACATCCCTACTGCTTTTCCCCAAACCAAACTTCAAGCGTAATGACCTACGAACCATTTCTTTTCGGCTAATCTTTGGAGAAAAGCAACCTGTTTTTCCTGATTCAGCCCTGGGAAGACAAAGAAGTGACACTGAAAACTCTTTAGGAGAGCAATGACAACATTCTTACacttctttcctctgctttgatGACTTCTATTGCCCTCACATCAA is a genomic window containing:
- the LOC125694725 gene encoding rho GTPase-activating protein 11A isoform X2; this encodes MAEQRRGLLRLAVLQELRASYGIKVKSGACLAAAKQPAAAAESKVFGTSFYALPQSLVPEYGYIPSFLVDACEYLEKHVHTEGLFRKSGSLVRLKALKSKLDQGEDCLSAALPCDVAGLLKQFFRELPEPILPPHLQDGLLKAQQLAKGKKAATMLLSCLMTDRTIEALRYFFNFLRTVSLRSSENRMDSGNLAVIFAPNLLHSNENEKLSTSTEKKIRLQAAVVQTFIDYAEEIGQVPEFILEKIPAMLGVDAFQSTPSLRGYEDSENESPSECKRRRHRSVGVLSSVTPVVLTPSTKRKLPADCSQGLSSKKRRSFKHGFGFELLPSSIFNSNSTPASVQFEASPSVSLESPQASLSPSTCGENHLSSTGNRRSKRLASKKLYRAESGKTGCFSPKISRKEMVRRSLRLKFGLGKSSRDVNVASGCAVGNRAENIGRRLAGQQNWESGAECAKRGVLFSPCINEKVSRKGSKNVSKSEENLLTPKCHNKVVYRMSWNSPTVTDSQEISSNEGILPENSSSECAFVFEKLPVLPDECRLAAEDQQDSRLKLCEEANNLTAETLLKVKQAFSGSGSNLHHLRADRKSSFSGVTDEALKETLGLTGLSPEKELVAGVSQSPAKVESRELFHQQCQSCDTDKQQPKKDEMKTLEKKSFRTSLEIELQVQKPDIRNVIDLWPVPVSQEEDNLAVQNSSSKDDLKLDSFGRKEELELPHSQTAENGTVKCCSSEEGTAKLPGTGQLPALQLPVPGNEVGNQYLQADNSAKTLTKASTVPDHGKVSDHIQWFNRLSLNDPSSTSKTKPPLKFQRTPVRQSVRRINSLLEANKRPISSQLSIVSDVGSPLVKSLSCDSALSSCTEKPNKNSNALSLKSESTLDQVSTSHSQLDLTSKPRCRHLHLLDKPDGSVRTAGIYRQKVTVHPSKSVLEDLTNQETVKSCLKVNTDVNIPDFAPEKSTIIRSAPGKEKARYRGSPKNPISKVKLLPTAKPVDL
- the LOC125694725 gene encoding rho GTPase-activating protein 11A isoform X1, whose protein sequence is MAEQRRGLLRLAVLQELRASYGIKVKSGACLAAAKQPAAAAESKVFGTSFYALPQSLVPEYGYIPSFLVDACEYLEKHVHTEGLFRKSGSLVRLKALKSKLDQGEDCLSAALPCDVAGLLKQFFRELPEPILPPHLQDGLLKAQQLAKGKKAATMLLSCLMTDRTIEALRYFFNFLRTVSLRSSENRMDSGNLAVIFAPNLLHSNENEKLSTSTEKKIRLQAAVVQTFIDYAEEIGQVPEFILEKIPAMLGVDAFQSTPSLRGYEDSENESPSECKRRRHRSVGDIVSGALNKFKSNRTPSTTPQQDRSVLSSVTPVVLTPSTKRKLPADCSQGLSSKKRRSFKHGFGFELLPSSIFNSNSTPASVQFEASPSVSLESPQASLSPSTCGENHLSSTGNRRSKRLASKKLYRAESGKTGCFSPKISRKEMVRRSLRLKFGLGKSSRDVNVASGCAVGNRAENIGRRLAGQQNWESGAECAKRGVLFSPCINEKVSRKGSKNVSKSEENLLTPKCHNKVVYRMSWNSPTVTDSQEISSNEGILPENSSSECAFVFEKLPVLPDECRLAAEDQQDSRLKLCEEANNLTAETLLKVKQAFSGSGSNLHHLRADRKSSFSGVTDEALKETLGLTGLSPEKELVAGVSQSPAKVESRELFHQQCQSCDTDKQQPKKDEMKTLEKKSFRTSLEIELQVQKPDIRNVIDLWPVPVSQEEDNLAVQNSSSKDDLKLDSFGRKEELELPHSQTAENGTVKCCSSEEGTAKLPGTGQLPALQLPVPGNEVGNQYLQADNSAKTLTKASTVPDHGKVSDHIQWFNRLSLNDPSSTSKTKPPLKFQRTPVRQSVRRINSLLEANKRPISSQLSIVSDVGSPLVKSLSCDSALSSCTEKPNKNSNALSLKSESTLDQVSTSHSQLDLTSKPRCRHLHLLDKPDGSVRTAGIYRQKVTVHPSKSVLEDLTNQETVKSCLKVNTDVNIPDFAPEKSTIIRSAPGKEKARYRGSPKNPISKVKLLPTAKPVDL